One Aegilops tauschii subsp. strangulata cultivar AL8/78 chromosome 2, Aet v6.0, whole genome shotgun sequence genomic window, TAAGCACTTATTTGGTAAAAAGATATTAACTTACCAAAGAATATTATTATTTAGAAGAAAAATTAGAGATGAGGTGAAAAAAATCAAACATGAGTAATGAAGGGGGGCCATATATACAGAGGATGGATGATGGAGGGAGGAGGGTTGAAACGGAAACCTTACGTTCTTTTTAAGTGGTAGATATTTGATGAAACTTAAATTTTGACTTAGGACAATCATAAAACTTTAATTATGTTGTAATTGAGTGCATAATTTGCTGCTCAAATGTGAAGCTGAGAGCAATTTCGAAGAAGAATGGTTGGGCTGGAAGATGAAGACATTCTCCATGAGTTTGTTTCTAGACAAGTTGTTAGAGCATGTCTAAAGATGCTATTTTAGCAGTGCCACGTAGGGTAAGGGTTGAAGtgaagaaaagagaaaacaaagaaaatacTTTGTTTTTTCTTAATTATTAAGATATGATCTCTTATCAACTAACTCACCATATTGTTATGAACTAGAGATAAAATTAAGAGACCAAACGTCGTACATCATTTTctttgtcatctctaaattatGTGGTGCGATTAAGATAAAATTATCTTATCAATGCTCTTACGCTCCAAGCAAGGAGTGGCAAGTACACACTTTTATTGATTTATTACTTGACCAAGTCCATACTTTTGGCATCTTATTACATCTGTCACCGCCGACGGACGCCCAGTGTTGCTCAAACGGCGATGCTGTTGGGAATCCCACCGACGTGTGGTGCCGCAGGGTCGGCCCTCGGCGCGAGCAGCGTGTAGGGCACCTCCACGGGCCCGTTCCGGTTCCGCAGCGCGCCGTCGGCGTTCCTCTTCTTGACGGCCTCCGCGACCGCGTCCAGCTTCGCGTTGAACTCCAGCAGCGCCTTGGCCGCCCGCTGCTCGCTCGTCCACCGCTCCGTGTCCGGCCGCTCTCCCATGAGCGGCTCCCCCGGCTTCACGGGCGGGTTCATGGTGAGCGCCATGAGGCCGAACGCCTCGGTCTTCGGGGTGATGCGGCCGAGGAACTCGGCCTCGGTCACCACCGCTTTGGCGTCGGCCGGCATCTCCCCGGAGGTGATGGTGGGGCGGTTGGGGACGAAGCCGTTGTACCCGTACTGCCCGAAGCTGACGGCCGAGTGATAAGCCGATCCGAGCCAGATGATGGTGGCGCAGGTCTCCACGAGGTCGTCGACGCTGTCCATCGCCGGCCACCACGGCGCGTCGCGCAGGTCGCCGTGGCCCACGTTTCGCACCTCGCTCCACCACGCCTGCAGCTCGCTGTCGCccgcgacggcgccgtcgccgtcggCGTAGTATATCGCGCAGTAGTCCGTGACCCATTCCTTGATCGCCGTCCAGATCTCCAGCCCGTCGACCGCGTAAGGGTAGTCCTTTATCAGCAGCTCCAGCTCCTCGGGCTTCTTCGGATCGCCTCTCGCCACGCCTCTGCGCACATACAAATGCATCAAGTATCATTTCAGATTCTAAGATGTGCAGGTGCATTGTAGGATTAACTTTGTCAGCATTTTAGTCGGTAGGTACGTCTTGATGTGTTCGTTGGGGAAAAAGAGCTCGGTGACCCATTTCCAGATCGCCGTCAAGATGTTGAGCTCGTCGTTTCTCGGCAGCTCCTCCTCCTCATTCTTCTTCGGAGCTCCTCTCACCATTCCACTGCGTAGTACGTACAAACAATAATACTAGACCTATAAAGACTCTACAAACGTTTAACTTTTCTAACTAATACTAATTCTCTTCCCCCTTAATCTAACTGGGTTGGTCTCCTTCATCCCTATTTTACCAATCATACTCCTCCACATCAGTTTGCATGTAAAAAAAATAAGTAACATTTTGTAGATGTAGCATTACTCACGCACAAATGCATCAATTAGCCATTCCAAATTCTGATAGGAGTACGTGTGCCATTTGATTGTACTCCGTAGAATTTACTTAATACATAGGTCAGTTGCATTTTACTCACCGCTTGATGAGTTCGTTGGGGAAAGCGAGCTCGGTGAAGTTAAATGAAGCGTATGCCTTGGAGGACATCTCCATGCCGTACTTGCCGGTGAAGAAGTTGACCTCGTGCATGTTGCGGTAAAAGGCACCACCCTGTCGCTCGTCGCCCGAGCCGATGACGATGTGTCGTGCCGTGGAATTTGTGTCCAAGGTGTTGCGGAAGTGCGGCTTGAGGAGCCTGTGGATTGGGTGTAGCACGCTCAGCTGCCGGTTCGCCGCGATCACCAAGGGCTCCATGGTCGCGTGCGTCCTCAGCCTACATACAACACACGAACCAGTCAACATGACATGAGCACATGCTATGATTCTCATCCCACTAATTAACATTGTAAGGGTAGCGTACCAGTGAAGGACGTAGTTGTTCTTGCAGGCGTCGTTGGAGGCGGCGTGGGCCTTGGCGAGGTCCCACGCCGTGAAGGTGTCGGAGGCGGCGTCGCCGGCTTTGAGTTCGTCGGGCGGAGTGTACACCGTGCTGGTGGCGCCGAGGCGCTCATCCTTGGGGTGCGGCGAGCTAAGCTCGATCGCCAGCGGCTTGAGTGTGGAGTCGTCTTGCAAGAAGAAAAGCGTCCTCGTGGCGTACGACTTCCTCTGGGAGATCTCGCCCTTCTCCTCGGCGCCTGGCAGCTCGTTGATGCGCTTCAAGTAAGGCATCACCCAGTCATGGTGATCCACAACGTACAACCTGTCCTTTTCTATAGCCTGCAAAATTCATGCAATGGTTTGAGGGGCACACTTACATTTTTGTATTCGAAGAAGAGAGTAATGGTTTTACTATTTCTTCTCCGTTAAGAAATTCTTGCTCATAATTTGAATGATTTCATGATTACTATTGCTATTGGACCATATTAGGAACATATTTTATCCAAACACTTTTAGTTTTGTATGTTGCTTTTTTTTTTCTGTgaacgtgtgtgtgtgtgtgtgtgtgtgtgtgtgtgtgtgtgtgtgtgtgtgtgtgtgtgtgtcatatgaacatacatttcCTCTATACACTTGATCATTTTTATAATGTTTGACTTTGAAGGAATTTTACATGCGTTGTAATTTGACAAGGAAGAAATATATAAGTACGTACCTGCGCCACAGTCATGTTTCCCAAGTTCTTCTCAATGTGCTCTTTGGCTATCTTGCTGTCTTGGTCACCGTACACAGCCCGGTCAAGCTTGCTCGTGAGTGGGAAGTCGGTGACGAGCTCGATGGACAGTGGGTTTGTCCCTGCGAGTGTTTGCCTAGCGAACTCTTCATCCGTCCTCCAAGCTGTTCGATTCGCTATGTACACCAAAAATAGGTTTGATGAGTTCAACTTCCATGGAATCACACATATATATTTTATAGTAACGGTCTTGCTAAATCTCAGTCTACTGAATATCAGTTATGTCTGAGAAGGAAGAAATATATAGTACGTACCTGCGCCCGTCCAAGCTCGGTGTCTAGACCAGGCTCGGGGCTAATTATTTGTCTTGAAAATGGCTATATTATATTGTTTAAAAGTTTTTTTAGAATAATTATATTATTTAAAAGTGAGCAAGTACCCTTTCTCGAGCTGCGGACTGGGCCAAATTGGGCCCAGGCCTAAGACCCGTCCAGGCACTGTGATAAATTGTGTGGGTCGACGCCATAGTTTTAAATAGCAGGCTTAACGATTCTATAGCGTGCTATTTAAAATGtttgtttatttttttattttattttttgaaaggAGGTTAAAACCCCCGCCCTCTGCATTAATCGATGCATGCAGTCATCTATATTTATTATTCCTCCAAGGTCTAATAAAAACATACATCAAGCCACCCGACGATGCAGAAGCCGGCGTTATTTTTTTAAGGAACAAGAAAAAAGCACGGTGAGACAATTGCGGTACCTGAGATGACCTGTGGGAAGGGGAATGGGATGGGCTTGGCGTTGCTGCCGAAGAGGCCGTGGACTTCCGCCAACGACCCGAAGTGACCATCGAGTTTCGGAAGGCTGGGCGCCTTGGCCACGGGGCCGGTCCGCTCGTCGCACGGGATGTAGATCCCTTCCTCCAGCGACGCCCTCGTCTCGCTCGCGGGGTCCGCCTTGCTCGGAGGCCGGCTGGTCCTGGTCCGGCGAGGGTACGGGTACTCTTCGGATCCTCCCAGCACCGGGCGCGCCAGGTCCTTGCGCAGGTCGGGGTTTCCCAGGTCGTTGTAGAGCGCGTAGTCGTACACGCGGTCCCATTTCTGCAGCGGCTTGTCGGCCGGCGCGCCCTCGCCCCGGAGCAGGCGGAGCTCGTCTTCCCTGTCCTTAAGCAGCGCCGGCGGCGTCTTCTCCTTCACGTACGCCTGCACCAAAATAACCAAACGTACGTTGTAGCTTATATATGCAAGTTCTGCAAGAAAACAGTTCATGACATCTATGTGTAGTGCACGCACGTCGTTGGTGAAGAAGAGGCGGTATGGGTGCTTCCCGACGGGATAGACCCACCCGTTGCAGACGAAGTGGACGGCCGGCGAGCTCAGGCTCAGCAGCTGCAGGTACACGGGGAAGTCGGAGTTGTTCGTCACGAGCACTGCGCCGGGCGCGCCCAGGGCCTCGTCCCACAGCAGCTCCACGTCGAGCTCTGTCTCCCCGCTCGATATGACGGCgtccagcgccgccgcctcccctctCACGCCGCTCCCATCACTCCCTGTACATGTTTGTTAGAGTACTCACGATGGCATAAGTGCATAACGTGCGGCTGACCATCTGGTTAATAAGCTACAAACATTTGTAGTACGTACCGGCGACGGTGGCGCTGACGAGCTGGAGGGACAGCCGGAGCGGGCTGCTGGGCGAGTCGGAGCTCTGCAGCAGCAGCTTGCCTTGGACACGAGCGCTTGTGGCGGTGGACGTGGTCTGTACGTCGGAGCCGGCCACTGCACGCGTGGCCGTGGTGGCGCCATGGCTTGTGCTGGTGTTCGGGTGCAAGATTTTCAGCTGCGAGCGAGCCGCTGAAGGCACGAGCGTTGGACGTTGTCCATCCCGGCGCCCCAGTGCCCCTGCAGGACGGAGCATCTTCGCGGTCCATCCCGGCGCCCGAGTGCACGTGACAGACGGAGCATGCGGGCCGCGGGCACACGGGCGTGAGCTGTGACGGATCTGCATCTGCATCCAGCCGTTCAGTTCAGGCGAGACCTGGCAGTGTGCTTGGTGTTGTTGGGTGGGTGGCAGTGTGACTCGGGACACACACACATATAAATAGTCGGCAGAATAATTGGACGGACGCTGGCGCTGTAAATGTTAGGCTAGGGGATGAGTGAGTCCACGTTACACCATAGCTTCAAGATTCGTGCAGAATGCAACACCTAGAACTTCCCATTTTGTTGACGCAGCTGTTCTGATCCCGATCCCATGTGAGCTAAGGTGAACaataaaatcaaaaaaatattcaaaaaacTCTGAATTTCTTTGATTGCTTGCAAATTTCATCACCAGATGACATTCATGGAAAACATGAAAAAAAAAAGAATTGATGCTCCAACATTGTCAATATTTCCTTTTTTTTTACTTTACTGTTCACCCAAGCTCACATGAGCTTGGGATCACAACAACACTTATGCATTGGATACAAAAACAAATACTGAAGGTGGTCGGTCCCCCCAAGGCTTGATATTTTTCTCTCGTTGTCTCTCTCTTGCGTGCGTGCTCAGAAAAgtctccccctcccccctctctcaTTGTGATTTTTTTAAATGGATCTCTTTACTGAGCACtagcactacaagaaatatgtcaactagtgacatTCTGTCAGTGACCcgggaagaattggtcatagatctatgacagtcaaaagctgttcgggggctCCAAATcctaaactataacgaccattttggtcaaaaaggtcgtaatttccttacacaaaatggtcataaagcagatatCACTGGTctgctgccttatttctagctgatcatgaccaatatagatggtcataaccttgtaaattatggttggttgctatgactaggcgccacctcatcagttttgcctatgtgtcatgtccatgtggcagtttttgccctaggttgtgaagcaacctatatttctgtcattcccaaaattcccaaaaaatctCATacattctttgggtcatatcttcgtcaaatatgtaaaaaaccttccttgcctagttcaaaaataattcaaaaatattcatcttcctattctgttcagaaaaacactttgtgaaggaagtaccactttggcatgtccaaatggtatccattttctataatgctttcctatgcccaaataaccatccttcaccaaatgccagctcaatccattaATTATTTTGAtcccagcttcaacattcgtatttatgtccagtgtggtactttgcaaagcaagtaccacctaggctcctccttttgagctgaaaatttgtgaagacggtcttcttagtaactgatcatccccagccaaaactcacacccattagccatgtgcatttcccgtaccgctaatcaaacacttggctgcttattcatgtttgagcatcgatcggtctcctcgtgagaatcttatgttgtgatattcttcctagcacctacctggggagtgcccaacccactagacatgcctaggccgcccagaacacatggcaacgccacggtcacgcggtgaccacgcggcgggcatgcgagtttacgcgctctagagttggggccctcggccaccgtccaaacctcaatgtatcgccaccaaaccatgtatttatgattaaataggtacttatgtaactagaaatgatttttggaaaaataaatagcaaactatgaggcagctgcagttcaaatttgacccgcttcctactgaatcggcaggaatttgtctttttcaccagaggtggatcaaaacttttgacacccaaccattttgtcaattgtgtattatatatggcctagtattttataaaattgattaggtccaattttgcaacaaatatatggtaggtccttcacaaaaaaactcatttcgggcactcgaaaaaatggaaaatgaatttttcgtgcaaagaaaatgaaaacttccttaggcaacattgtttgtcattccaagatgcacccttgtgcacgaTATGAGGTCATTTGAACAAACtgtgccatgaatgtggccataagattgatcatttgtcttgaaagccatgaatcttcacacatgatatctcatttctgagaacactttttaaaaataattaccgtattacaagtttattattttttctggaaacttggtcacatataatgacacaatgcggaggttttccaattttttgaattttttttgaattttttatgcccgtttcaaaatgcggtcaaaacggcgggaatgaccgttcctagctagtggttgaatcatggaatttttttggtgtttctctgattaaatagatacttatgtacctagaaatgatttttggaaaaaataaagagcaaactacgaggtagctacagttcaaatttgacccgct contains:
- the LOC109751942 gene encoding linoleate 9S-lipoxygenase isoform X2; translation: MQMQIRHSSRPCARGPHAPSVTCTRAPGWTAKMLRPAGALGRRDGQRPTLVPSAARSQLKILHPNTSTSHGATTATRAVAGSDVQTTSTATSARVQGKLLLQSSDSPSSPLRLSLQLVSATVAGSDGSGVRGEAAALDAVISSGETELDVELLWDEALGAPGAVLVTNNSDFPVYLQLLSLSSPAVHFVCNGWVYPVGKHPYRLFFTNDAYVKEKTPPALLKDREDELRLLRGEGAPADKPLQKWDRVYDYALYNDLGNPDLRKDLARPVLGGSEEYPYPRRTRTSRPPSKADPASETRASLEEGIYIPCDERTGPVAKAPSLPKLDGHFGSLAEVHGLFGSNAKPIPFPFPQVISANRTAWRTDEEFARQTLAGTNPLSIELVTDFPLTSKLDRAVYGDQDSKIAKEHIEKNLGNMTVAQAIEKDRLYVVDHHDWVMPYLKRINELPGAEEKGEISQRKSYATRTLFFLQDDSTLKPLAIELSSPHPKDERLGATSTVYTPPDELKAGDAASDTFTAWDLAKAHAASNDACKNNYVLHWLRTHATMEPLVIAANRQLSVLHPIHRLLKPHFRNTLDTNSTARHIVIGSGDERQGGAFYRNMHEVNFFTGKYGMEMSSKAYASFNFTELAFPNELIKRGVARGDPKKPEELELLIKDYPYAVDGLEIWTAIKEWVTDYCAIYYADGDGAVAGDSELQAWWSEVRNVGHGDLRDAPWWPAMDSVDDLVETCATIIWLGSAYHSAVSFGQYGYNGFVPNRPTITSGEMPADAKAVVTEAEFLGRITPKTEAFGLMALTMNPPVKPGEPLMGERPDTERWTSEQRAAKALLEFNAKLDAVAEAVKKRNADGALRNRNGPVEVPYTLLAPRADPAAPHVGGIPNSIAV
- the LOC109751942 gene encoding linoleate 9S-lipoxygenase isoform X1, translating into MQMQIRHSSRPCARGPHAPSVTCTRAPGWTAKMLRPAGALGRRDGQRPTLVPSAARSQLKILHPNTSTSHGATTATRAVAGSDVQTTSTATSARVQGKLLLQSSDSPSSPLRLSLQLVSATVAGTDGSGVRGEAAALDAVISSGETELDVELLWDEALGAPGAVLVTNNSDFPVYLQLLSLSSPAVHFVCNGWVYPVGKHPYRLFFTNDAYVKEKTPPALLKDREDELRLLRGEGAPADKPLQKWDRVYDYALYNDLGNPDLRKDLARPVLGGSEEYPYPRRTRTSRPPSKADPASETRASLEEGIYIPCDERTGPVAKAPSLPKLDGHFGSLAEVHGLFGSNAKPIPFPFPQVISANRTAWRTDEEFARQTLAGTNPLSIELVTDFPLTSKLDRAVYGDQDSKIAKEHIEKNLGNMTVAQAIEKDRLYVVDHHDWVMPYLKRINELPGAEEKGEISQRKSYATRTLFFLQDDSTLKPLAIELSSPHPKDERLGATSTVYTPPDELKAGDAASDTFTAWDLAKAHAASNDACKNNYVLHWLRTHATMEPLVIAANRQLSVLHPIHRLLKPHFRNTLDTNSTARHIVIGSGDERQGGAFYRNMHEVNFFTGKYGMEMSSKAYASFNFTELAFPNELIKRGMVRGAPKKNEEEELPRNDELNILTAIWKWVTELFFPNEHIKTGVARGDPKKPEELELLIKDYPYAVDGLEIWTAIKEWVTDYCAIYYADGDGAVAGDSELQAWWSEVRNVGHGDLRDAPWWPAMDSVDDLVETCATIIWLGSAYHSAVSFGQYGYNGFVPNRPTITSGEMPADAKAVVTEAEFLGRITPKTEAFGLMALTMNPPVKPGEPLMGERPDTERWTSEQRAAKALLEFNAKLDAVAEAVKKRNADGALRNRNGPVEVPYTLLAPRADPAAPHVGGIPNSIAV
- the LOC109751942 gene encoding linoleate 9S-lipoxygenase isoform X3 codes for the protein MQMQIRHSSRPCARGPHAPSVTCTRAPGWTAKMLRPAGALGRRDGQRPTLVPSAARSQLKILHPNTSTSHGATTATRAVAGSDVQTTSTATSARVQGKLLLQSSDSPSSPLRLSLQLVSATVAGSDGSGVRGEAAALDAVISSGETELDVELLWDEALGAPGAVLVTNNSDFPVYLQLLSLSSPAVHFVCNGWVYPVGKHPYRLFFTNDAYVKEKTPPALLKDREDELRLLRGEGAPADKPLQKWDRVYDYALYNDLGNPDLRKDLARPVLGGSEEYPYPRRTRTSRPPSKADPASETRASLEEGIYIPCDERTGPVAKAPSLPKLDGHFGSLAEVHGLFGSNAKPIPFPFPQVISANRTAWRTDEEFARQTLAGTNPLSIELVTDFPLTSKLDRAVYGDQDSKIAKEHIEKNLGNMTVAQAIEKDRLYVVDHHDWVMPYLKRINELPGAEEKGEISQRKSYATRTLFFLQDDSTLKPLAIELSSPHPKDERLGATSTVYTPPDELKAGDAASDTFTAWDLAKAHAASNDACKNNYVLHWLRTHATMEPLVIAANRQLSVLHPIHRLLKPHFRNTLDTNSTARHIVIGSGDERQGGAFYRNMHEVNFFTGKYGMEMSSKAYASFNFTELAFPNELIKRGMVRGAPKKNEEEELPRNDELNILTAIWKWVTELFFPNEHIKTGVARGDPKKPEELELLIKDYPYAVDGLEIWTAIKEWVTDYCAIYYADGDGAVAGDSELQAWWSEVRNVGHGDLRDAPWWPAMDSVDDLVETCATIIWLGSAYHSAVSFGQYGYNGFVPNRPTITSGEMPADAKAVVTEAEFLGRITPKTEAFGLMALTMNPPVKPGEPLMGERPDTERWTSEQRAAKALLEFNAKLDAVAEAVKKRNADGALRNRNGPVEVPYTLLAPRADPAAPHVGGIPNSIAV